Proteins encoded within one genomic window of Candidatus Syntrophocurvum alkaliphilum:
- a CDS encoding CGGC domain-containing protein yields MYWEEDALKELKKVPAMFRGIAKKAVENAAYSEGKNNITAEDVTKSRENYLKFAEKSVENKENKTRIAVVRCETVSEVCPGTACFKAFNMREQAFKEYENDVEIIGFITCGGCPGRRISRLVNSLKKFGLDAIHLSSCMLLDGNYPKCPHIDEINEMLKSKEIRIIKGTHH; encoded by the coding sequence ATGTACTGGGAAGAGGATGCATTAAAAGAATTGAAAAAAGTTCCAGCAATGTTTAGGGGTATAGCAAAAAAAGCAGTAGAAAATGCAGCGTATTCTGAGGGTAAAAATAATATTACTGCTGAGGATGTTACAAAGAGTAGAGAAAATTATCTTAAATTTGCTGAAAAATCTGTTGAGAATAAAGAAAACAAAACTAGGATTGCAGTTGTTCGTTGTGAAACTGTATCAGAAGTTTGTCCCGGTACAGCATGTTTTAAAGCCTTTAATATGCGTGAGCAAGCTTTTAAAGAGTATGAAAATGATGTAGAGATAATCGGTTTTATCACCTGTGGAGGATGTCCGGGACGAAGAATATCAAGACTTGTAAATAGTCTTAAAAAGTTTGGGTTAGATGCAATTCACTTATCATCTTGTATGCTCCTAGATGGAAACTATCCAAAATGTCCACATATTGACGAGATAAATGAAATGCTAAAAAGTAAAGAAATACGCATTATTAAAGGAACTCATCATTAG
- the pyrR gene encoding bifunctional pyr operon transcriptional regulator/uracil phosphoribosyltransferase PyrR yields MKMREKNSIMDEVAMKRALTRIAHEIIEKNKGVDNIAIIGIRRRGGPLGERIVDAIEQIEGVKVPSGVLDITLYRDDLTTLAEQPLVHRTEVNFNIKGKNVVLVDDVLFTGRTVRAALDALIDLGRPQSIQLAVLVDRGHRELPIKADYIGKNVPTSKKEVISVYVKELDGKDEVVIQEFVD; encoded by the coding sequence ATGAAAATGCGTGAAAAGAATTCCATAATGGATGAAGTTGCAATGAAAAGAGCTCTTACTCGTATAGCCCACGAAATAATAGAAAAAAATAAAGGTGTAGATAACATAGCTATTATTGGTATTAGAAGAAGAGGTGGTCCGTTAGGTGAACGTATAGTAGATGCTATAGAACAAATAGAAGGGGTGAAAGTCCCTTCAGGAGTTCTAGATATAACACTTTATCGCGATGATCTAACTACTTTGGCTGAACAGCCTTTAGTACATAGAACAGAAGTTAATTTTAATATAAAAGGAAAAAACGTAGTTTTAGTAGATGATGTACTATTTACTGGAAGAACTGTTAGAGCTGCCCTAGATGCATTAATTGATTTAGGTAGACCACAGTCAATTCAATTGGCGGTTCTAGTAGACCGAGGCCATCGAGAATTACCAATAAAAGCTGATTATATAGGAAAAAATGTTCCCACCTCTAAAAAAGAAGTTATCTCAGTTTATGTTAAGGAACTAGACGGAAAAGATGAGGTGGTTATACAAGAATTTGTGGATTAG
- a CDS encoding ATP-binding protein codes for MVLVKRTIVKIDEELCDGCGACISPCAEGALTLIDGKAKIIREELCDGAGFCIGVCPTGALTLEERVAEEFSELEVEKNLRQSNTTYIPQKCNFCSNTEDNKYLLPIKHKGESMWCCTRCLPRLIHG; via the coding sequence ATGGTGTTAGTAAAAAGAACTATTGTTAAAATTGATGAAGAATTGTGTGATGGCTGTGGGGCTTGCATTAGTCCATGTGCAGAAGGTGCACTAACATTAATAGATGGAAAGGCTAAAATAATTCGAGAGGAACTATGTGATGGGGCAGGGTTCTGTATAGGTGTTTGTCCTACTGGTGCACTTACTTTAGAGGAAAGAGTAGCGGAAGAATTTTCTGAGTTAGAGGTAGAAAAAAACTTGAGGCAGTCTAATACAACTTATATACCTCAAAAGTGTAATTTTTGTAGTAACACAGAAGATAATAAATATCTTCTGCCTATAAAGCACAAAGGTGAATCAATGTGGTGTTGTACAAGATGTTTACCAAGGTTAATACATGGTTAA
- a CDS encoding RluA family pseudouridine synthase translates to MELITLLVEDNMDGERLDFFISEQIDDISRTMIKNIIDEKKVKVNGESKKASYKVNIGDEIIVELEEPREVDIIPQNIPLDIIYQDSDIVVINKPKNMVVHPAHGNWDNTLVNALLYHIKDLSGINGEIRPGIVHRLDKDTSGVMVVAKHDTAHRNIALQIKNHTINREYIALVHGIIKENLGTIDAPIGRSKKDRKKMAVIGEGKEALSNYEVLNRYKDYTLLKVKLLTGRTHQIRVHFSYIKHPVVGDPLYSSGKNPFGLESQALHAHLLGFNHPSTDKYVEFKSELPDDLKCILESLVNK, encoded by the coding sequence ATGGAATTAATAACTTTATTGGTTGAAGATAATATGGATGGAGAAAGACTTGATTTTTTTATTTCTGAACAGATTGATGATATTTCTCGTACTATGATAAAAAACATTATTGATGAAAAAAAGGTTAAAGTAAATGGAGAGAGTAAAAAAGCAAGTTATAAAGTAAACATAGGTGATGAGATAATAGTTGAGCTAGAAGAACCACGTGAGGTTGATATAATACCTCAAAATATTCCACTTGATATAATATATCAAGATTCAGATATTGTGGTAATAAATAAACCTAAAAATATGGTTGTACATCCTGCTCATGGTAACTGGGATAATACCTTGGTAAATGCTTTGTTGTATCATATAAAAGATTTATCTGGTATTAATGGTGAAATTAGGCCAGGTATAGTACATAGACTAGATAAAGATACTTCAGGAGTAATGGTAGTAGCTAAACATGATACAGCTCATAGAAATATTGCTTTACAAATAAAAAATCATACTATTAATAGAGAATATATTGCACTAGTTCATGGAATTATAAAAGAAAACCTAGGAACAATTGATGCACCAATTGGAAGAAGTAAAAAAGATCGTAAAAAAATGGCGGTTATAGGTGAAGGTAAAGAAGCATTAAGTAATTATGAAGTGTTGAATAGATATAAGGATTATACATTACTTAAAGTTAAGCTACTAACTGGCAGAACTCATCAAATAAGAGTTCATTTTTCTTATATTAAACACCCTGTAGTTGGAGATCCTTTATATAGTTCTGGAAAAAACCCATTTGGCTTAGAATCACAAGCATTACATGCTCATCTATTAGGCTTTAATCATCCTAGTACTGATAAGTATGTTGAATTTAAAAGTGAACTACCTGATGATTTGAAATGTATACTTGAAAGTTTAGTTAATAAATGA
- the lspA gene encoding signal peptidase II, translating to MRFWLTVAIILIFDQVSKYLIITNMSLGQSIPVISGIINFTYIHNPGAAFGMLAGKSWVFYISAIIVISALTFYYLKYSTPFYAVIAMGLIVGGSIGNFIDRIRFDSVVDFIDLGWWPIFNIADIAIVVGGIVLIIYLFVERSEEEWN from the coding sequence TTGAGATTTTGGTTAACTGTGGCAATAATTCTTATTTTTGATCAAGTTTCCAAATATTTAATTATCACAAATATGAGCCTAGGACAAAGTATTCCAGTAATAAGTGGAATTATAAATTTTACCTATATACATAATCCAGGAGCAGCATTTGGCATGCTAGCTGGTAAATCATGGGTCTTTTATATATCTGCAATTATAGTAATTAGTGCACTAACTTTTTATTATTTAAAATACTCAACGCCATTTTATGCTGTAATTGCTATGGGACTTATAGTTGGAGGCTCAATAGGGAACTTTATTGATAGAATCAGGTTTGATTCTGTTGTAGATTTTATTGATTTGGGATGGTGGCCAATTTTTAATATAGCTGATATTGCCATAGTAGTTGGTGGTATTGTTTTAATTATTTATCTGTTTGTTGAAAGAAGTGAAGAGGAATGGAATTAA
- the hcp gene encoding hydroxylamine reductase, translated as MFCNQCEQTAKGIACEVKGVCGKNAEVSALQDLVLCSVKELSVLANEAKEKGLELEKFNRFTIESIFTTLTNVNFDSNSLAKYVLDVQFLANELAQQIQKPVPEFFNKITQAKSTKELELLGEEFRLIIDENATEDIQSLQQILIYGIKGVAAYAYHAYVLGNEDERIYSFIHEALATINRDRSLAEWVELVLKCGEINLIAMEILDDANTKTYGHPVPTSVPLGQKKGKAILVSGHDLKDLFDLLKATEGKGINIYTHGEMLPAHGYPELKNFSHFYGHYGTAWQNQRKEFVDFPGPILMTTNCIQEPKDSYIDSIFTTGTVAWPGVTHVENGQFDKLIDKAQQMPGFEEDIDKGEVMTGFARNAVLSVADKIVEGVKQEKIKHFMLVGGCDGIKSDRNYYTELVDRSPKDTVILTLGCGKFRFFDHKIGEIDGIPRLLDIGQCNDAYSAVKIALALAEAFECGVNDLPLSLVLSWYEQKAVSILLTLLYLDIKDIRLGPSLPAFISEGVLNVLVENYGIKPISTVEEDLQTILG; from the coding sequence ATGTTTTGTAATCAATGTGAACAAACAGCAAAAGGAATAGCATGTGAAGTTAAAGGAGTTTGTGGGAAAAATGCAGAAGTTTCAGCTCTACAAGATTTAGTATTATGTTCAGTAAAGGAATTATCCGTTTTAGCAAATGAAGCTAAAGAAAAAGGATTAGAACTCGAAAAATTTAATCGCTTTACTATCGAATCAATTTTTACAACCTTAACTAATGTTAATTTTGACTCAAATAGCCTAGCTAAGTATGTACTTGATGTACAATTCTTAGCTAATGAATTAGCACAACAAATACAAAAGCCAGTACCTGAATTTTTTAATAAGATTACTCAAGCCAAATCAACCAAAGAATTAGAATTATTAGGAGAAGAGTTTAGGCTAATTATAGATGAAAATGCTACTGAAGATATTCAATCCTTACAACAAATACTAATATATGGTATTAAGGGTGTAGCTGCCTATGCATATCATGCTTATGTTTTAGGTAATGAAGATGAGAGAATTTATAGCTTTATTCATGAAGCATTAGCTACTATTAATAGAGATAGATCATTAGCTGAGTGGGTTGAATTAGTACTAAAATGTGGTGAAATAAATCTAATCGCAATGGAAATATTAGATGATGCTAATACTAAAACTTATGGTCATCCAGTACCTACTAGTGTTCCTTTAGGACAAAAGAAGGGTAAAGCTATATTGGTGTCAGGGCACGATTTAAAGGATTTATTTGATTTACTAAAGGCGACAGAGGGTAAGGGTATAAACATATATACCCATGGTGAAATGTTACCTGCTCATGGTTATCCAGAACTTAAAAATTTTAGTCATTTCTATGGCCACTATGGGACAGCATGGCAAAATCAAAGAAAAGAGTTTGTTGATTTTCCAGGACCAATTTTAATGACTACAAACTGCATACAAGAGCCAAAAGACAGTTATATAGATAGCATATTTACAACGGGAACAGTTGCATGGCCAGGAGTTACACATGTGGAAAATGGTCAGTTTGATAAACTTATAGATAAAGCACAGCAAATGCCTGGTTTTGAAGAAGATATAGATAAAGGTGAAGTAATGACAGGTTTTGCTAGAAATGCTGTATTATCTGTTGCAGATAAGATAGTAGAGGGTGTTAAACAAGAAAAAATTAAACACTTCATGTTAGTTGGTGGATGTGATGGAATTAAATCGGACAGAAATTACTACACAGAACTAGTCGATAGGTCACCTAAAGATACTGTAATCCTAACACTTGGTTGTGGAAAATTCCGTTTCTTTGACCACAAAATTGGTGAAATAGATGGAATACCAAGGTTGTTAGATATTGGTCAGTGTAATGATGCTTATTCAGCTGTTAAAATAGCATTAGCACTTGCAGAAGCATTTGAATGTGGAGTAAATGATTTGCCATTATCATTAGTACTATCTTGGTATGAGCAAAAAGCAGTATCTATACTTTTAACTCTATTATATTTAGATATTAAAGATATTAGATTAGGTCCATCTCTACCAGCATTTATTAGTGAAGGTGTATTAAATGTATTAGTTGAAAACTATGGTATAAAACCTATTAGTACTGTTGAAGAAGATTTACAAACTATCTTAGGATAA
- a CDS encoding RrF2 family transcriptional regulator — protein MQITRQSEYAIKTLIEIAKAPFGEVLSTKFIAEQQDIPEDFLKKTIKLLSMGDLVTTQRGTRGGVRLAKPAEKITVADIVSSIEGPIALNVCLSPGYECPNKSNCKVSGVLAKAQHAMLKELKNVTLDELV, from the coding sequence ATGCAAATAACAAGACAAAGTGAATATGCTATTAAAACCCTAATTGAAATTGCTAAAGCTCCTTTTGGAGAAGTTCTTTCAACAAAATTTATAGCAGAACAGCAAGATATCCCAGAAGATTTTTTAAAAAAAACTATTAAATTATTAAGTATGGGTGATTTAGTTACAACACAAAGAGGAACACGGGGTGGTGTTCGACTAGCCAAACCAGCTGAAAAAATTACTGTAGCTGATATAGTTTCATCAATTGAAGGGCCTATTGCGTTGAATGTTTGCTTATCCCCCGGATATGAATGTCCTAATAAATCGAATTGTAAAGTTTCGGGAGTTTTAGCTAAAGCCCAACATGCTATGTTAAAAGAACTAAAAAATGTTACATTAGACGAGCTTGTTTAA
- a CDS encoding aspartate carbamoyltransferase catalytic subunit has protein sequence MKLEQRKDLLGLRELSKEEIESIIDTAVPMKDIIKRDIKKVPTLRGKALITVFYENSTRTRTSFEIAGKYLSADTVNLGVSSSSVQKGESLRDTIKTLEVMGFDLMVMRHAMSGTPHYVSKNTNIRIINAGDGANEHPTQALLDMYTIKEKKGTLEGLKVAIIGDILHSRVARSNIYGLSKFGCEIRVVAPSTLMPKEVEKLGVKPYYSLDEALEGVDVVNILRLQKERQQQALFPTLDEYASLYIINEDKLSRAKEDVLVLHPGPMNRGIEISSRIADSTQALINEQVTNGVAVRMALLFLMMGGSRNEIAN, from the coding sequence GTGAAATTAGAACAAAGAAAAGACTTATTAGGATTAAGAGAATTAAGCAAAGAAGAAATTGAATCTATTATTGATACTGCTGTTCCAATGAAAGATATTATTAAAAGAGATATTAAGAAAGTACCTACACTAAGGGGTAAAGCCTTAATAACAGTTTTTTATGAGAATAGTACTAGAACTAGAACATCATTTGAGATTGCTGGGAAATATTTAAGTGCTGATACTGTTAATCTTGGAGTTTCTAGTAGTAGTGTACAAAAAGGAGAAAGCTTAAGAGATACAATAAAAACTTTAGAGGTAATGGGTTTTGATTTAATGGTTATGCGACATGCTATGAGCGGAACCCCTCATTATGTAAGTAAAAACACAAATATAAGAATAATAAATGCAGGTGATGGTGCTAATGAGCATCCTACCCAAGCTTTATTAGATATGTATACGATAAAAGAGAAAAAAGGTACTTTAGAAGGACTTAAGGTTGCTATTATTGGGGATATACTTCATAGCAGAGTAGCTAGGTCTAATATATATGGATTAAGTAAATTTGGTTGTGAAATTAGAGTAGTTGCTCCATCAACATTAATGCCTAAAGAAGTAGAAAAACTAGGTGTTAAACCATATTATAGTCTTGATGAAGCATTAGAAGGTGTTGATGTAGTAAATATATTAAGACTTCAAAAAGAAAGACAACAACAGGCTTTGTTTCCCACATTAGATGAGTATGCAAGTCTCTATATAATAAATGAAGACAAGCTATCTAGAGCTAAGGAAGATGTATTAGTATTACATCCTGGACCAATGAATAGAGGGATTGAAATTTCTAGTCGTATTGCAGATAGCACACAAGCACTTATTAATGAACAAGTTACTAATGGAGTAGCAGTAAGAATGGCATTATTGTTCTTGATGATGGGAGGTTCACGCAATGAAATTGCTAATTAA